GGATGACCTTCAGTTTCAACTTGTCCCAGCACTCAAAGTTTTTGGTGATGAACGCTTCCTTTGTTTCAACCTTTGGTGTGTCTAGCGaactatatatatgtgtatgtgtgtctACAAAAGGGATAAAAGTAACACATAAACATAATTCACTGACTCTACATATTAGATTCGCAACTGCATACCCTAGCTCGCATTTATTCAATTCTTCTATAAATTTTGATATTAGCATGCTACTTTCTATGTTAGGATGTTGCTGGGCGTTTTCTGCCGTTGGAGCACTAGAAGGAGCCTACCAAATTGCAACACGCCAAAAGATTGAACTTTCTGAGCAAGAACTTCTCGATTGCAGCACGAGTAACAACGGTTGTAGCGGCGGCTTTACGATCAGGGCATTTGACTTCATCATAGAAAATGGTGGAATTTCAACTGAATCAGATTATCCGTACGAAAGGCAACAATACCCATGCAGGAGCCAAGAGCTAACACCAGCAGTAAAAATAAGCAGCTATCAAGTTGTGCCTGAAAGTGAAACAACATTTTTACAAGCCGTCACGCAACAACCAGTGTCAATTGGGATTGCTGCTAGCCAAGAGTTCCAATTTTACGCAGGAGGAACTTATCATGGAAGCTGTGCGAACGAAGTTAACCATGCAGTTACGGCAATAGGGTATGGAACTGATGAGGAGGGTCAAAAATATTGGTTATTGAAGAATTCATGGGGAActacttgggggggggggggggggaatggatATATGAAAATTATAAGAGATACTGGGAATCCTGGAGGTCATTGTGACATCTATAAGTTTTCTTCTTATCCAATCATCTGATAGTCCCTAAGGAAGTATTCTATATTTTACTTTATGTCGTATTAAGAATTGAAAGAAGATAGTGGTCATCGTGCATGCAAAAGCTTTTTGCATGCAGTGTATGAATCTTTTGTATTGGAATTTTATGGAACTATAAAAAAGCGTATTGACTAGTATTATAAAGTCTAATCTTGTGTTTATGATGGACTAATTACCtagtatatattttaattttctttgTTGAAGCTAGAAGCTTAGAATTTTACGGGTCTACTATTAACCGATTGGTCGTAGGTTCGATGGGGAGATTTGAttgattctaaattttttaatttataat
Above is a genomic segment from Lycium barbarum isolate Lr01 chromosome 12, ASM1917538v2, whole genome shotgun sequence containing:
- the LOC132624536 gene encoding zingipain-2-like — protein: MLLSMLGCCWAFSAVGALEGAYQIATRQKIELSEQELLDCSTSNNGCSGGFTIRAFDFIIENGGISTESDYPYERQQYPCRSQELTPAVKISSYQVVPESETTFLQAVTQQPVSIGIAASQEFQFYAGGTYHGSCANEVNHAVTAIGYGTDEEGQKYWLLKNSWGTTWGGGGGNGYMKIIRDTGNPGGHCDIYKFSSYPII